Proteins encoded together in one Thermophilibacter immobilis window:
- a CDS encoding ketose-bisphosphate aldolase has protein sequence MLINMNQMLGVAKSHGFAVGAFNLSDSNLFRTVVEAAEGNDAPAIVAIHPMELAYCKDDFLKYVLARVSNSPVPFVVHLDHGDSIESVMRAVRIGFSSVMIDGSALPFEENVAETAEVVRYCHMLGVSVEGELGTIGDTGISIEGGVTKVIYTDPSDARTFVERTGVDTLAVAIGTCHGLYPRGVEPKLRMDVLESIKAVVDVPLVLHGGSGNRDSEVAEAVSIGIQKVNISSDYKSAFFDRAREILSQAGSGWEPNAIFPSCIEAGKVVIAQKMGLFGSVGKASLYREAGMPQWRQAYC, from the coding sequence ATGCTGATCAACATGAATCAAATGCTCGGTGTGGCAAAGAGCCACGGGTTTGCCGTTGGCGCTTTCAACCTATCCGATTCGAATCTCTTTCGCACGGTCGTGGAGGCAGCCGAGGGCAACGATGCGCCGGCCATCGTTGCCATCCACCCGATGGAGCTTGCGTACTGTAAAGATGATTTTCTCAAGTACGTGCTCGCGCGAGTCTCAAATAGCCCCGTGCCATTTGTGGTACATCTTGATCATGGTGACTCAATCGAAAGTGTCATGCGCGCGGTAAGGATAGGCTTTAGCTCGGTAATGATTGATGGCTCAGCATTGCCCTTTGAGGAGAATGTGGCCGAAACGGCCGAGGTCGTGCGCTACTGTCACATGCTGGGCGTCTCGGTGGAAGGGGAGCTGGGGACTATCGGTGACACGGGGATCTCTATCGAGGGGGGTGTGACCAAGGTTATCTACACCGACCCGAGCGATGCCCGTACCTTTGTTGAGCGGACCGGAGTCGACACCCTGGCCGTTGCCATCGGAACCTGTCACGGGCTGTATCCCCGGGGGGTGGAGCCCAAACTTCGTATGGACGTCCTCGAGTCCATAAAGGCCGTCGTGGACGTTCCCCTTGTATTACATGGGGGATCGGGCAACCGCGACTCCGAGGTGGCCGAGGCAGTGAGCATTGGTATCCAGAAGGTGAACATCTCATCTGACTATAAGAGTGCCTTCTTTGATAGGGCACGTGAGATCTTGTCCCAAGCGGGCTCCGGCTGGGAGCCCAATGCAATCTTCCCCTCGTGCATTGAGGCTGGCAAGGTGGTCATTGCCCAGAAGATGGGGCTGTTCGGCTCCGTGGGAAAGGCGAGCCTTTATCGGGAAGCCGGCATGCCTCAGTGGCGACAGGCGTATTGCTAG
- a CDS encoding PTS fructose transporter subunit IIC: MRIVAVTTCPTGVAHTYMAAEAIQKAAEQKGHCIKVETRGAMGAENELTKDEIDSADLVIIAADAAVSKERFVGKRLYEAGTSRAVKNADEFVENAIIRARVWGSSTTEASGPDQRMAADEKEGARGAVSQIYRHLMAGVSFMIPVVVAGGILLAISFIWGLDSATAGDPSYNPIAAALNFIGGGDGALGLMVPVLAAGIAYSIADRAGITAGLMCGWIAKYIGAGFLGGMIGGFLAGYTALLLVKYIKVPKSLESIKAVLLIPVLSVGISALIMWFVVGAPVSVLLGMLEGWLTGLNTSNKLALGIITGCMMAFDMGGPLNKSIFAFSMIAFEAGNYVPFASVMAGGVTPPLALALSCVLFKNRYTSEEREMGKSAWILGASNITEGAIPFAVGDPLHVIPCIMAGSAVSSTFSLVFNCACRVPHGGLWATLIPNVFDNPLMWVLSIACGTVVGAVLLGLVKKPLSDGEEV; the protein is encoded by the coding sequence ATGCGTATCGTTGCCGTAACAACCTGTCCAACTGGTGTTGCCCATACGTATATGGCTGCGGAGGCAATACAAAAAGCCGCCGAGCAAAAGGGCCATTGCATTAAGGTCGAGACTCGCGGGGCCATGGGGGCAGAAAACGAGCTGACCAAGGATGAGATAGACTCCGCCGACTTGGTTATCATTGCTGCCGATGCTGCCGTAAGTAAGGAGCGCTTCGTAGGAAAGCGTCTTTACGAGGCCGGTACGTCCAGAGCTGTGAAAAATGCTGATGAGTTCGTTGAGAATGCGATTATCCGAGCTCGGGTATGGGGGAGTTCGACGACGGAAGCCTCAGGACCTGACCAGAGGATGGCCGCCGATGAAAAGGAAGGTGCCCGCGGAGCCGTATCCCAAATTTATCGTCATCTCATGGCTGGCGTGAGCTTTATGATTCCCGTGGTCGTTGCGGGTGGCATTCTGCTGGCCATCAGTTTCATCTGGGGTCTTGACTCTGCGACGGCGGGAGACCCGTCTTACAACCCCATTGCCGCCGCACTGAACTTCATTGGCGGTGGAGACGGAGCCCTTGGGCTCATGGTCCCCGTCCTTGCTGCAGGCATTGCCTATTCAATTGCTGACAGGGCGGGAATCACCGCTGGGCTTATGTGCGGCTGGATCGCCAAGTACATCGGAGCTGGCTTCTTGGGAGGCATGATTGGGGGGTTCCTGGCCGGATATACCGCCCTACTGCTCGTGAAGTATATAAAGGTTCCCAAGAGTCTCGAGTCCATCAAGGCGGTTCTCCTGATTCCTGTCCTCTCGGTGGGGATTTCTGCGCTGATCATGTGGTTTGTCGTCGGTGCGCCCGTCTCTGTATTGCTTGGCATGTTGGAGGGCTGGCTTACCGGCCTCAACACGAGCAACAAGCTCGCTCTTGGCATCATAACGGGGTGCATGATGGCCTTTGACATGGGTGGCCCTCTCAATAAGTCCATTTTTGCGTTCAGCATGATTGCCTTTGAGGCGGGTAACTATGTGCCGTTCGCATCCGTTATGGCCGGTGGCGTTACGCCCCCACTCGCCCTTGCCCTCTCTTGCGTCCTCTTTAAGAATAGGTACACCTCCGAGGAGCGAGAGATGGGCAAGTCCGCTTGGATTCTGGGAGCCTCCAACATTACCGAGGGCGCGATTCCCTTTGCTGTTGGTGATCCCCTGCACGTTATCCCCTGCATCATGGCCGGCAGCGCCGTCTCCTCGACCTTCTCGCTGGTCTTTAACTGCGCATGTCGCGTCCCGCACGGTGGTCTGTGGGCGACACTCATTCCAAACGTCTTTGACAATCCCCTGATGTGGGTCCTCTCGATTGCGTGCGGCACGGTCGTGGGGGCGGTGCTCCTGGGCCTGGTCAAGAAGCCGCTGTCTGATGGGGAGGAGGTCTAG
- a CDS encoding Gfo/Idh/MocA family protein: MRWGIMGLGHIAREFAEALASKQGIYAVASRDLAKSCAFKDEYGAVKAYGSYEEMLRDHSVEAVYVATVNSRHFADVRACLEHGKHVLCEKAIWGDYDELLELQDLARKGGLVLAEAMTIFHMPLFKKIANMIENDNLGTIKMVKADLGSLKEDDPANRFFSRELGGGAMLDIGTYALSFLRYFLRGSFDEIRCVTQAYQTGVDEMWAISLHTSEDMIGCANLAFRAKLPKRAIVAGDKAYVTVDNYVRAEEATLVYPDGTSSYIACGKTSDALAYEIEDFERAVSGDLAATCFDMSLDVVKTMDGLLRKRGYKS, from the coding sequence ATGCGCTGGGGAATCATGGGGCTGGGTCACATCGCCCGCGAATTCGCTGAGGCACTCGCATCTAAGCAGGGCATCTATGCGGTGGCCTCGCGCGACTTGGCAAAGTCTTGCGCTTTCAAGGATGAGTATGGTGCTGTCAAGGCATACGGCAGCTACGAAGAGATGCTTCGGGACCATTCGGTCGAAGCCGTCTACGTGGCAACGGTTAATTCCCGCCACTTCGCCGACGTTCGAGCCTGCCTTGAGCACGGCAAGCATGTCTTGTGCGAAAAGGCGATTTGGGGGGATTATGACGAGCTTCTGGAGCTTCAGGACCTTGCGAGGAAAGGGGGGCTCGTGCTTGCCGAGGCCATGACAATTTTTCACATGCCCCTCTTTAAAAAGATTGCTAATATGATTGAAAATGATAATCTAGGTACCATCAAGATGGTCAAGGCAGACCTTGGTAGTCTCAAGGAGGATGACCCCGCCAACCGCTTTTTTAGCAGGGAGCTTGGTGGCGGGGCGATGCTCGACATAGGGACCTATGCACTTTCGTTCCTGCGCTATTTTCTGAGGGGGAGTTTCGACGAGATTCGTTGCGTAACCCAGGCATACCAAACTGGTGTTGACGAGATGTGGGCAATTAGCCTCCATACGAGCGAGGACATGATCGGCTGTGCCAACCTTGCCTTCCGGGCAAAGCTGCCCAAGCGAGCCATTGTCGCTGGAGACAAGGCCTACGTTACTGTCGATAACTATGTGCGTGCAGAGGAGGCTACGTTGGTCTATCCGGATGGAACCTCTAGTTATATTGCGTGCGGAAAAACCTCGGACGCCTTGGCGTACGAGATAGAGGACTTTGAACGAGCCGTTTCTGGAGACCTGGCAGCCACGTGCTTTGACATGTCTCTTGATGTGGTGAAGACCATGGATGGGCTGCTCAGGAAGAGAGGCTACAAGAGTTAG
- a CDS encoding MurR/RpiR family transcriptional regulator — MSKKLGTIDTICAGYDTLSDTERRVADFILQNGGEIPRLSVREIAEGSQTSSATVSRFVRHAGYESFSALRLAIAEEQGVIEDDGSFPAATEISPDNAAGSIEYILATKIQELRGTALQLEPQLVNSVVDLIRWADTVEFAAVGNSIPLCSNLSFKLGQIGIRTICPPTTEAMILASLSLRRGDVLFVVSASGYSRRLETIVDNAEDSGATIVFVTSNPTSELAQRADVVLSAVSRDQMLAGSQFSSHISTDFVLETLFLFVFAGGGATHEHARMERKSLGKDKESTPTFS; from the coding sequence ATGAGCAAGAAGTTGGGAACGATTGACACGATCTGTGCTGGTTACGACACGCTATCCGATACGGAGCGCCGCGTCGCGGACTTCATACTTCAAAACGGCGGCGAGATACCGCGCCTGTCCGTGAGGGAGATCGCGGAGGGCAGCCAAACCTCGAGCGCAACCGTCTCCCGATTCGTGCGTCATGCTGGATATGAGAGCTTCTCCGCTCTACGCCTGGCCATCGCCGAGGAACAGGGTGTCATAGAGGACGATGGCAGTTTCCCGGCAGCAACTGAGATTTCTCCTGATAACGCGGCTGGTTCGATAGAGTATATTTTGGCGACAAAAATTCAGGAGCTGAGGGGTACGGCATTGCAGCTCGAGCCTCAGCTTGTCAATAGCGTGGTCGATTTGATCAGGTGGGCCGACACTGTTGAGTTTGCCGCTGTAGGAAACTCCATCCCCCTCTGCTCGAACCTTTCTTTTAAACTGGGACAAATTGGCATTCGTACGATCTGCCCTCCCACTACGGAGGCCATGATTTTGGCATCCCTCTCGCTGCGAAGGGGAGACGTCCTGTTTGTGGTATCGGCCTCCGGATATTCTAGGCGTCTTGAGACCATCGTGGATAATGCGGAGGATTCGGGAGCTACTATAGTATTCGTGACGTCAAACCCCACGTCTGAACTTGCGCAACGCGCAGATGTGGTCCTCAGTGCAGTCTCACGGGATCAGATGCTTGCGGGCAGCCAGTTCTCGTCCCACATTTCGACGGACTTCGTGCTCGAAACTCTCTTCCTCTTTGTTTTTGCGGGCGGCGGCGCCACCCATGAGCACGCGCGCATGGAGCGTAAGAGCTTGGGGAAGGACAAGGAATCCACTCCCACCTTCAGCTAA
- a CDS encoding LysR family transcriptional regulator, with the protein MQLRDIQYVLSVSKLGSFTEAASACFVSEPALSQAISKLESQLGTKLFLRGNGRHLTLTDAGKVFVGEGENVLDAMSALKEKMEACIGNRGKHLRLAIAPYYEKCYLSNVLASFQQSHPSVTFSIIEAMSDEGERLLVMGDVDLAFVISPRKDKSIKCKCVFDDDLVLIMPRTRVFMANMPQEDRPCSMDDFRKLSSVPFIVPKQGRRLRESVMAICKSAGFRPICSIETESSSNIYELVKSGCGVGIVPSGIIKGSNCSDIFYYALKTPLSRRQLSVAYNERASSDLALNFALYAVSMR; encoded by the coding sequence ATGCAGCTGAGAGACATTCAATATGTCCTTAGTGTCTCAAAGTTGGGTAGCTTTACCGAAGCTGCAAGCGCGTGCTTTGTGAGTGAACCAGCTTTGTCGCAGGCCATTAGCAAGTTGGAGTCTCAGCTGGGCACAAAGCTGTTCCTGCGCGGAAATGGTCGGCATCTTACTCTTACGGATGCAGGAAAGGTTTTTGTGGGCGAGGGAGAGAACGTTCTCGACGCGATGAGCGCGCTAAAAGAAAAGATGGAAGCCTGTATCGGAAACAGGGGAAAACACCTAAGGCTAGCAATAGCACCCTACTACGAGAAGTGCTATCTCTCTAATGTCTTGGCCAGTTTCCAACAGTCTCATCCCTCGGTTACTTTTTCAATCATAGAGGCCATGTCGGATGAGGGGGAGCGCCTGCTCGTCATGGGCGATGTCGACCTGGCCTTTGTCATCTCTCCTAGGAAGGATAAGTCTATTAAGTGCAAGTGTGTGTTTGATGACGATCTGGTGCTCATCATGCCAAGGACAAGAGTTTTCATGGCCAACATGCCACAAGAAGACAGGCCATGTTCAATGGATGATTTTCGTAAGTTGTCCAGCGTCCCCTTCATAGTCCCAAAGCAAGGTCGTAGGCTTCGTGAGAGTGTCATGGCAATTTGCAAATCTGCGGGATTCCGCCCGATTTGCTCAATTGAGACCGAGAGCTCGAGCAATATATATGAGCTTGTTAAGAGTGGATGCGGTGTTGGCATTGTTCCTTCTGGGATTATAAAGGGAAGTAATTGCTCTGATATTTTCTATTACGCGTTGAAAACTCCGTTGAGCAGGCGTCAGCTTTCGGTAGCCTATAATGAGCGGGCCTCATCAGATCTGGCGTTGAATTTTGCCCTGTATGCGGTCTCCATGCGTTGA
- a CDS encoding mandelate racemase/muconate lactonizing enzyme family protein, translating into MEITSIDVYLLDAGNQREYRRPVVCRVHTDEGIFGDGEAGIPYGIGAPGAFGMLQDIAHLAIGMDPMENEVIWSKMFKASSWGLGGGGIIFAGISAIDMAVWDIRGKKLGVPIYELLGGKFRSELRTYASQLQFGWDDKIGPWKTPEEYASVTQYALDQGYDCVKIDFTQIAPDGTRLPKHDVEGIPTPKTMKMLDDRMGAVRATCGWDFDLMVECHSRTDAISAIKLGQLCDKYSCMVIEEPTIPMNPLMDKAVHEKVKTPIATGERLYGRWNYLGHFLNNAVQLAQPDASNCGGITEVKKICDMAEVFDVTMQVHCSGGPLSTAASLQVEAAIPNFCIHEHHFRSTQPDIRRLCKYDYQPVDGVYEVPDLPGLGNETSDWAIEHALKHAQVNSAKRGLNG; encoded by the coding sequence ATGGAAATCACAAGTATTGACGTCTATCTGCTTGACGCGGGAAATCAACGAGAGTACCGGCGTCCAGTTGTATGCCGGGTGCATACGGATGAAGGCATCTTTGGAGACGGGGAGGCGGGCATCCCCTACGGGATCGGCGCCCCAGGCGCGTTCGGAATGCTCCAGGACATCGCCCACCTTGCAATTGGCATGGACCCCATGGAGAACGAGGTCATCTGGAGCAAGATGTTCAAGGCCAGCTCATGGGGCCTTGGCGGAGGAGGCATCATCTTCGCCGGCATTAGCGCCATTGACATGGCCGTTTGGGACATTCGCGGCAAAAAGCTCGGCGTCCCCATCTACGAACTTCTGGGAGGGAAGTTCCGCAGCGAGCTGCGGACCTATGCCTCACAGCTTCAGTTTGGCTGGGATGACAAGATCGGACCCTGGAAAACACCGGAGGAGTATGCCTCCGTTACGCAATACGCGCTTGACCAGGGATACGACTGCGTGAAAATTGACTTTACCCAGATTGCTCCGGACGGCACTCGACTGCCCAAGCACGACGTCGAGGGAATCCCGACCCCCAAGACAATGAAGATGCTTGATGACCGCATGGGCGCGGTTCGCGCTACGTGTGGCTGGGATTTCGACCTCATGGTCGAGTGTCATAGCCGCACTGACGCCATAAGCGCCATAAAGCTTGGACAGCTGTGCGACAAGTACAGCTGCATGGTCATCGAAGAGCCGACCATTCCCATGAACCCGCTGATGGACAAGGCCGTTCATGAAAAGGTCAAGACCCCCATCGCTACTGGAGAGCGCCTGTATGGGCGTTGGAACTATCTGGGCCACTTCCTAAACAATGCCGTTCAGCTGGCACAGCCCGACGCGTCCAACTGTGGAGGCATCACCGAGGTCAAGAAGATTTGTGATATGGCAGAGGTCTTCGATGTCACTATGCAGGTTCATTGCTCGGGAGGTCCGCTTTCGACGGCGGCGTCACTTCAGGTTGAAGCCGCGATTCCGAACTTCTGCATCCACGAGCATCATTTCCGCAGCACTCAGCCCGACATAAGGAGGCTCTGCAAATACGACTATCAGCCCGTCGACGGTGTCTACGAGGTGCCCGATCTTCCAGGGCTCGGAAACGAGACGTCCGACTGGGCAATCGAGCACGCCCTCAAACATGCACAGGTAAACAGCGCCAAGCGTGGCCTGAACGGTTAA
- the dcuC gene encoding C4-dicarboxylate transporter DcuC, which yields MEILAVILTLAYIFFVSYLVIKQYNVVFVFMSSGIAVLLLCALLTGQSVLDADKSTGNLLIDVFQFVENEFNSNTAGTGITLMVVSGYAAYMSHIRASNKLAKIVVGPLSKLRSPYLVAALLFVIDSYMKTIISSHSALGILLMAIAFPILVELGLSRLSAAAIVVIGGFIDWGPSSPSAIFASSKVLGISPTEFFLQDQLLPGTVLVLVAAIFTALYFRYLDRKASGGSDSKLGVDKVAPAETVPSCPTWYALFPVLPLVLIIVFSVLPVFKLQVVSAFLLSLMVVFVIELVRSSNKKATTGDFKIVMSAMGKSFTNVVTIIIGASVFVKAIESLGGITIISNALASANIPILASTLMSLITFLAGIVLGSGIASWYGFGPLVPDIATKMGISTLSIALPMEIASGIGRCMSPVAAVMIAVAGMGGVKLMDLVRRCAVPCVVIFIANLIICAIFTLV from the coding sequence GTGGAAATACTCGCGGTAATCCTTACGCTTGCATACATTTTTTTCGTGTCTTACCTCGTCATTAAACAGTACAACGTGGTTTTTGTCTTTATGTCTTCAGGCATTGCCGTCCTTCTCCTTTGCGCATTGCTTACGGGCCAGTCGGTATTAGACGCCGACAAGTCAACTGGCAACCTCCTGATTGACGTCTTTCAGTTTGTGGAGAACGAGTTCAATTCCAATACCGCTGGAACCGGAATTACCCTGATGGTCGTCTCAGGCTACGCAGCATACATGTCACATATTAGGGCGTCTAATAAGTTGGCAAAGATCGTTGTAGGTCCCCTCTCCAAACTGAGGTCACCCTACCTCGTCGCAGCGCTCTTGTTCGTCATTGATAGCTACATGAAAACAATCATCAGCAGCCACTCGGCCCTGGGCATCCTACTCATGGCAATCGCATTTCCAATCTTAGTCGAGCTTGGGCTTAGTAGATTAAGCGCCGCAGCGATTGTGGTCATTGGCGGCTTCATTGACTGGGGGCCCAGCTCGCCCAGTGCCATTTTTGCCAGCAGCAAGGTTCTTGGGATCTCCCCCACTGAGTTCTTCCTTCAAGATCAGCTGCTGCCAGGAACAGTTCTCGTGCTGGTCGCGGCCATATTCACTGCCCTCTATTTCAGATACCTAGACAGGAAAGCCTCCGGTGGTTCTGACTCCAAGCTGGGGGTAGACAAAGTGGCGCCAGCGGAGACCGTCCCTAGCTGTCCAACTTGGTACGCCCTGTTCCCAGTGCTTCCTCTCGTGCTGATCATTGTGTTTTCAGTTCTCCCCGTCTTTAAACTCCAGGTGGTCTCCGCGTTCCTGCTCTCGCTTATGGTGGTATTCGTTATAGAGCTCGTTCGCTCCTCCAATAAAAAGGCCACTACGGGCGATTTCAAGATCGTCATGAGTGCCATGGGGAAATCCTTTACAAACGTGGTGACCATCATTATTGGTGCCAGCGTATTTGTCAAGGCGATCGAGTCTCTGGGCGGGATCACCATTATCTCGAACGCCCTCGCATCAGCCAATATCCCAATTCTGGCCAGCACCCTCATGTCCCTGATCACATTCCTTGCAGGGATAGTCCTCGGATCGGGAATCGCCTCCTGGTACGGGTTTGGCCCGCTCGTTCCGGACATCGCCACAAAAATGGGGATTTCCACCCTTTCTATCGCGCTCCCCATGGAAATCGCCTCCGGCATTGGTCGCTGCATGTCACCAGTCGCAGCAGTAATGATTGCCGTGGCAGGCATGGGCGGGGTGAAGCTGATGGACCTGGTCCGTCGGTGTGCCGTACCCTGCGTTGTAATATTTATTGCAAACCTAATCATCTGCGCCATCTTTACTCTCGTCTAA